In the genome of Montipora foliosa isolate CH-2021 chromosome 3, ASM3666993v2, whole genome shotgun sequence, one region contains:
- the LOC137997323 gene encoding uncharacterized protein, whose protein sequence is MDLVDLLRVATKEQLFQFNGALYEQTDGVAMGSPLGPLLANVFMTSIEENLERQGKLPSFYRRYVDDTLTIMPNMAAASSFLDTLNLAHSSVKFTMETESNGMLPFLGTQLLNRSPRIETKVYVKPTNSGLLLHFQSNVDNRYKNGLLRTMLDRAHRLSSSWSHFSDECDRLKSVFSRLKYPKQLVNSTIKRFVDSKVCDQPRPLSTAQETDNMVRVVLPFKDQNSAEFVKKQLKDLSLKVNKTIQPVFTSRKIEQELKVKEAKPPIINQQCVVYKFQCDLCDEGYVGYTRGHLHNRVKGHKQQSSAIARHYKNAHGSIPRDLLKRFEVLKKCKNKFDCLAFEMLFIRTLKPSLNVQSDSIRAKVFL, encoded by the coding sequence ATGGACCTTGTTGACCTTCTCAGAGTAGCTACAAAAGAACAACTTTTCCAATTCAATGGAGCCTTGTATGAACAGACTGATGGTGTGGCCATGGGTTCTCCCCTTGGCCCCTTGCTCGCTAATGTTTTCATGACCTCAATCGAAGAAAACCTCGAACGACAAGGAAAACTCCCTTCGTTCTATCGAAGATATGTAGACGACACCCTGACCATCATGCCGAATATGGCGGCAGCATCTAGCTTTCTAGAcacattaaaccttgcacattcaTCCGTAAAATTCACCATGGAAACTGAAAGCAATGGTATGTTGCCATTTCTGGGAACTCAGTTACTGAATCGATCTCCCCGGATAGAGACAAAGGTCTACGTAAAACCCACGAATTCAGGTctccttctgcattttcagagcaatgttgacaatcggtacaagaatggcttgctgagaactatgctcgatcgagcacaccgtttatcttcttcttggtcacacttctcagacgaatgtgaccgtttgaagtcagttttctcacgcctaaagtacccgaaacaactcgtaaattccactatcaaacgctttgttgactcaaaggtctgcgaccaaccgcgacctttatcaacagcccaagagacggataacatggttcgagtagtcttgccatttaaagaccaaaactcagcagaatttgtaaaaaaacaacttaaggatttgagcctgaaagtaaacaaaaccatccagcctgtatttaccagcagaaaaattgaacaggaactgaaagtgaaagaggcaaagccgccgatcataaatcagcagtgtgttgtatataaatttcaatgtgacctttgtgatgaaggttatgtaggctacacacgcggacatttacacaatcgtgtaaagggacataagcaacagtcctcggctattgccagacactataagaacgcacacgggtcgatccctcgggacctgcttaaacgctttgaggtgctcaaaaaatgtaaaaacaaatttgattgcttagcgtttgaaatgttatttataagaacacttaagcctagcctcaatgtgcaatcggattccattcgtgctaaagtattcttatag